A genomic region of Christiangramia sp. OXR-203 contains the following coding sequences:
- a CDS encoding peroxiredoxin — MSDLKLGDIAPDFTADTSEGKISFHEFLGDSWGILFSHPADYTPVCTTELGAAANYAEEFKKRDVKVLALSVDGVKSHKDWIKDINETQNTTVNFPIIADEDKKVSDLYGMIHPKADSTLTVRSVFVIAPDKSIKMTLTYPASTGRNFEELLRVIDSLQLTAYNKVATPANWKHGDDVVISPSVSNEEADKMFPKGYKTVKPYLRTTAQPELKK, encoded by the coding sequence ATGAGTGATTTAAAATTAGGCGATATAGCACCAGACTTTACTGCAGATACATCTGAAGGTAAAATTAGTTTTCATGAATTTCTAGGCGATAGCTGGGGAATCCTATTCTCTCACCCTGCAGATTATACCCCAGTTTGCACAACTGAATTGGGAGCTGCCGCGAATTACGCCGAAGAATTTAAGAAAAGAGATGTCAAAGTACTGGCACTTAGTGTTGACGGAGTAAAGTCTCACAAAGACTGGATCAAGGACATTAATGAAACTCAGAATACCACGGTGAACTTTCCGATCATTGCAGATGAGGACAAAAAGGTCTCAGATCTATACGGTATGATCCATCCCAAAGCTGATAGTACCCTTACCGTACGCTCTGTATTCGTGATCGCGCCAGATAAGTCGATTAAAATGACGCTTACATACCCCGCGAGTACAGGTAGAAATTTTGAAGAATTACTTAGAGTAATTGACTCTTTACAACTTACTGCTTATAATAAAGTAGCAACGCCAGCGAACTGGAAACATGGAGATGACGTAGTAATTAGTCCATCGGTAAGCAATGAGGAAGCAGATAAAATGTTCCCAAAAGGCTACAAAACGGTAAAACCTTACCTGAGAACAACTGCTCAACCGGAACTAAAAAAGTAA
- a CDS encoding YfiT family bacillithiol transferase, with translation MSTEEEIENLKFPIGEFQIPEQVSVENIRNYIDEVARLPQALIEEVEHLDQDQLQMVYRPEGWNIRQLVHHIADSHMSAFMRFKWALTEDEPTIKAFNEKGFAELADSKFTPVTLSLGFLKALHAKWIILLENMSTEDFERTFIHPESGFRYSLKQSLANYAWHGKHHLEHIIELKKRKGWD, from the coding sequence ATGAGTACAGAAGAAGAGATAGAAAATTTGAAATTTCCTATCGGGGAATTTCAAATTCCGGAACAGGTTTCCGTAGAAAACATAAGAAATTATATTGATGAAGTGGCGAGATTACCACAAGCATTGATCGAGGAAGTCGAACATCTTGATCAGGATCAATTACAAATGGTCTATCGTCCTGAAGGCTGGAACATCCGGCAATTAGTGCATCACATTGCCGATAGCCATATGAGTGCATTTATGCGCTTTAAATGGGCGCTTACTGAAGATGAACCAACCATCAAGGCATTCAATGAGAAAGGTTTTGCAGAACTGGCAGATTCAAAATTCACACCGGTAACGCTATCCCTAGGGTTCCTTAAAGCTTTGCATGCGAAATGGATCATCCTGCTGGAAAATATGAGCACAGAGGATTTCGAGAGAACTTTTATACATCCGGAATCTGGCTTTCGTTATAGTTTAAAACAAAGCCTGGCGAATTATGCCTGGCATGGGAAACATCACCTGGAGCATATCATAGAACTTAAAAAAAGAAAAGGCTGGGATTAA
- a CDS encoding TrkA family potassium uptake protein, with the protein MKYIVIGLGNFGSSIAEQLTEMGNEVIGVDISMSKVESMKEKITHAISLDATDMEAVKNLPLKDCDVVIVGIGEDKGANIMAAALMKQMKVRRIISRAIDPLQRTVLQTMGITEIIHPEEETAHRWAQRLNLEGVVDSFELDSNFSIVETKIPEEYHDKTVKELDIKGEFNILILTTMNVSEGKNELGATTERNTVQGIVHADTKLYKDDIMVLYGHNKDIRKLLDQHKKFKEAQS; encoded by the coding sequence ATGAAATATATCGTAATTGGTCTTGGAAACTTTGGATCGTCCATTGCAGAACAGCTTACAGAAATGGGCAACGAAGTTATTGGTGTGGATATTAGTATGAGCAAGGTTGAGAGCATGAAGGAGAAAATAACTCATGCTATTAGTCTAGATGCGACAGATATGGAAGCAGTAAAGAACTTACCGCTGAAGGATTGCGACGTGGTGATCGTTGGGATTGGAGAAGATAAAGGTGCAAATATCATGGCCGCGGCGCTTATGAAGCAAATGAAGGTGAGAAGAATCATTAGCCGCGCAATAGATCCACTACAGCGAACGGTGTTGCAAACGATGGGTATTACAGAAATTATTCACCCTGAAGAAGAAACTGCTCACCGCTGGGCACAAAGATTAAATCTTGAAGGCGTGGTGGATAGTTTTGAGCTGGACAGTAATTTTAGCATTGTTGAAACTAAAATACCTGAAGAGTATCATGACAAAACCGTAAAGGAACTGGACATCAAAGGAGAATTCAATATTCTTATACTTACGACCATGAATGTTTCTGAAGGTAAAAATGAACTTGGAGCTACAACTGAAAGAAATACCGTACAGGGAATTGTACATGCAGATACCAAATTATATAAAGACGATATCATGGTGCTGTATGGCCACAATAAAGACATCCGCAAGTTACTGGATCAGCATAAAAAGTTTAAAGAAGCCCAGAGTTAA
- a CDS encoding tRNA-binding protein, translating into MSEISWEDFEKVDMRVGTILEVEELPKAKKPAYKMLIDFGEEIGTKRTSAQITRRYTKEELPGRQVIAVVNFPVKRIAGFKSECLVMGVVGDETDVVLLSPDQKVPNGLRIA; encoded by the coding sequence ATGAGTGAAATTAGCTGGGAGGATTTCGAGAAAGTTGATATGCGTGTAGGAACAATTCTGGAAGTTGAGGAACTTCCGAAGGCTAAAAAGCCAGCCTACAAGATGCTGATAGATTTTGGAGAAGAAATTGGTACGAAGCGAACATCTGCACAGATCACCAGAAGATATACCAAGGAAGAACTTCCAGGGAGACAGGTCATCGCGGTTGTAAATTTTCCGGTTAAAAGAATTGCCGGCTTTAAAAGCGAATGCCTGGTGATGGGAGTGGTAGGTGATGAAACTGATGTTGTATTGCTCTCACCAGATCAAAAAGTACCAAACGGACTCAGGATCGCTTAA
- a CDS encoding thioredoxin family protein has protein sequence MSLTSSKMLPLGSDAPDFKLMDTRTGHLLDLKNIKGEKGTLIMFLSNHCPFVKHVNGEIVRLANEYRQLGFGFAGISSNDPESYPEDHPDLMTEVASKNQYSFPYLFDGTQEIARKYQAACTPDFFLFDAELKLIYRGQLDDSRPNNGLHSNGRDIREAMDAVLNNRKVNKDQKPSIGCNIKWKT, from the coding sequence ATGTCACTTACATCCTCAAAAATGCTTCCGCTTGGAAGCGATGCCCCAGACTTTAAACTGATGGATACCAGAACCGGACATCTGCTGGATCTTAAGAATATCAAAGGCGAAAAAGGAACGCTTATCATGTTTCTTTCTAATCACTGTCCTTTTGTAAAGCATGTAAACGGTGAAATTGTGAGACTCGCTAATGAATACAGGCAACTGGGCTTTGGCTTCGCGGGTATAAGTAGTAATGATCCCGAAAGTTACCCAGAAGACCATCCAGACCTGATGACAGAAGTTGCATCGAAAAATCAATATTCATTTCCTTATTTATTCGATGGCACTCAGGAGATCGCCAGAAAATACCAGGCAGCCTGCACTCCAGATTTTTTCCTTTTTGATGCAGAACTTAAATTGATATATCGTGGACAGTTGGATGACAGCAGACCAAATAATGGACTACATTCCAATGGAAGAGACATCAGGGAAGCGATGGATGCGGTGCTGAATAATCGTAAGGTCAATAAAGATCAAAAGCCATCGATTGGTTGTAATATCAAATGGAAAACTTAA
- a CDS encoding M14 family metallopeptidase, whose amino-acid sequence MRKLLLFSLFLVFQISLAQEDDLSMSYYLPADISYNQSIPTPEENIGFIPGEWHVSHDRLVSYMHTLAAASPRMKIENRGTTYEGRPLILLTVSSEENIANLEEIRKKHIGLVSENSSEDLSNMPVVINQGFSIHGNEASGSNAALLYAYYLAAAEGPGIEETLKNTVILLDPAFNPDGLQRFAYWANTNKSKNINPDPQDREYSEIWPGGRTNHYWFDMNRDWLPVQLPESQARIKTFHDWYPNVLTDHHEMGSNSSFFFQPGIPSRTHPLTPQLNQDLTKEIGTYHAQAFDEIGSLYYTEENYDDFYYGKGSTFPDINGSIGILFEQGSSRGHAQETDNGILTFPFTIRNQFTAALSTLKAAENMRERLLNYQRDFFKESRNSASNGAYAFGSEHDPIKAYELAKILKRHQIEVHKVDEDFTEAGLTFKKGNSYVVPKNQRQHRLLKAMFERRTEFQDSLFYDISAWTFPLAFNLDFSEDIAMKNAGEKIQELEIPAPEQPEKSSYAYLLDWHNYLAPKALNMILEKGLRAKVSMEAFTFEGDEFAAGTIMIPVQNQKLEQDELFNFISEVSETSHIAIKGIPTGMTGGINLGSNQFRAIEPQKVAILVGGSISSYDAGEIWHLFDQRYDMKITKLDLKDLSGSDLSRYTDIIVPSTWGGGLNDGIATQLKDWTKNGGTIIGFRSAVNWLKSNDFIDFETKKTENTAKDVSFGERGDFRGAQVIGGAIFEADLDRTHPIAFGYNRDKIAIFRNTTIFMEADKQSYKNPIRYTEKPLLSGYISKPNLDSLAGTVPFKHDRLGRGEVMLFTDNTNFRAFWYGTNKLLMNAIFFGTEM is encoded by the coding sequence TGATCTGTCTATGAGCTACTATTTACCTGCTGATATTTCATATAACCAATCTATTCCTACGCCTGAGGAGAATATCGGTTTTATTCCCGGCGAATGGCATGTAAGCCACGACCGCCTGGTTTCATATATGCATACCCTGGCAGCGGCCTCTCCCCGAATGAAAATTGAAAACCGTGGAACTACTTATGAAGGTAGGCCTTTGATACTGCTTACTGTTTCATCAGAAGAAAATATTGCTAATCTTGAAGAAATCAGAAAAAAACATATTGGTTTAGTCTCTGAAAATTCTTCGGAAGACCTGTCGAACATGCCCGTTGTGATCAACCAGGGATTCTCCATCCATGGGAATGAAGCCAGTGGATCCAATGCTGCCCTCCTTTACGCTTATTATCTTGCCGCAGCTGAAGGTCCCGGAATTGAAGAAACATTAAAGAACACAGTAATTCTGTTGGATCCCGCCTTCAACCCAGATGGGCTTCAACGATTTGCTTACTGGGCAAATACGAATAAGAGCAAAAACATCAATCCAGATCCACAGGACAGGGAATACAGCGAGATCTGGCCGGGCGGCAGAACCAATCATTACTGGTTCGATATGAATCGTGACTGGCTACCTGTGCAATTACCGGAGTCCCAGGCAAGAATCAAAACATTTCATGACTGGTATCCTAATGTTCTAACAGATCATCATGAGATGGGATCAAATTCATCCTTCTTCTTTCAGCCTGGAATTCCTTCACGTACACACCCACTTACTCCGCAGCTAAACCAGGATCTGACTAAAGAAATTGGAACTTATCATGCTCAGGCATTCGATGAAATTGGATCTCTGTATTATACCGAAGAAAATTACGACGATTTCTACTACGGAAAAGGCTCTACCTTCCCAGATATTAATGGAAGTATAGGAATTCTTTTCGAACAGGGAAGTTCTCGGGGCCACGCGCAGGAAACTGATAATGGCATTCTTACATTTCCATTTACGATCCGCAATCAATTCACAGCGGCACTTTCAACCTTAAAAGCTGCTGAAAACATGCGTGAAAGATTGCTAAACTATCAACGTGATTTCTTCAAAGAGTCTCGAAATAGTGCCTCTAACGGTGCCTATGCTTTTGGTAGCGAACATGATCCAATTAAGGCTTATGAACTTGCAAAAATATTGAAACGCCACCAGATCGAAGTTCACAAAGTGGATGAAGATTTTACGGAAGCGGGCCTGACATTCAAAAAAGGTAATTCTTATGTAGTACCTAAGAATCAAAGGCAACACCGACTATTAAAAGCCATGTTCGAACGTAGAACTGAGTTTCAGGATAGCCTGTTTTACGATATATCTGCATGGACATTCCCTTTAGCGTTCAATCTTGATTTTTCTGAAGATATTGCGATGAAAAATGCCGGAGAGAAGATCCAGGAACTGGAAATACCTGCACCAGAGCAACCTGAGAAAAGTTCTTATGCCTATTTACTGGACTGGCACAATTACCTGGCTCCAAAAGCTCTGAATATGATCCTGGAGAAAGGGCTTCGAGCAAAAGTTTCCATGGAAGCATTTACCTTCGAAGGAGATGAGTTTGCTGCCGGAACGATCATGATCCCAGTTCAGAATCAAAAACTAGAACAGGATGAGCTATTTAATTTTATTAGTGAAGTTTCTGAAACAAGTCATATTGCCATTAAAGGAATTCCAACTGGAATGACTGGTGGAATTAATCTTGGAAGCAACCAGTTTCGAGCAATCGAACCTCAAAAGGTTGCTATTCTGGTGGGTGGATCCATATCTTCCTATGATGCCGGGGAGATCTGGCATTTATTCGACCAACGTTACGACATGAAAATTACCAAACTTGATCTCAAGGACCTCTCCGGAAGTGACTTGAGCAGATATACCGATATCATCGTACCAAGTACCTGGGGCGGTGGATTGAACGATGGAATTGCGACTCAGCTGAAGGATTGGACTAAAAACGGAGGAACCATCATAGGGTTTAGAAGTGCAGTAAACTGGCTAAAAAGTAATGATTTTATAGACTTTGAGACTAAAAAAACCGAAAATACCGCAAAGGACGTCAGTTTTGGAGAACGTGGTGACTTTCGTGGTGCACAGGTAATTGGAGGAGCGATTTTTGAAGCAGATCTGGACAGAACTCATCCAATCGCTTTTGGATACAATAGAGATAAAATCGCGATTTTCAGAAACACGACTATTTTTATGGAAGCAGATAAGCAGAGCTACAAAAATCCTATTCGCTATACTGAAAAACCTTTACTGAGTGGATATATAAGCAAACCAAACCTGGATTCTCTTGCCGGAACAGTTCCGTTTAAACATGACAGACTGGGCCGCGGGGAAGTAATGCTATTTACAGACAACACAAACTTTAGAGCATTCTGGTACGGTACTAATAAATTACTGATGAACGCTATCTTCTTCGGAACAGAAATGTAA
- a CDS encoding TrkH family potassium uptake protein, with translation MKFSGFKSWLRNERFLSYLNRLSFFASCIALLVALYDLGFKQEDSQEAQLNSFYYVVLLIGIAAILCRYFVLKVKVPAKIRILDAILGTLILLLSIVKTDVLMENFPGLQFLNKMAYMYFASLVYFIRELATINFRFNKAYLNPAQLFISSFLGIILVGTGLLMLPKATHEGIGLLDALFTSTSAVCVTGLIVVDTGSYFTTFGQSILLLLMQLGGLGIMTFASYFSYFFRGQTSFENQLLLKDATNSERIGEVFGVLKKILSITFVTELLGAIFIYFSLSENELSHISDRIFFSVFHAISGFCNAGFSTLESSLYEPIFRFNYPLHLVIAVLFILGGIGFPIVLNIYKYLKYTFSNLLLKLNNKRPLPYSPWVINLNTRIVIVTTIILLSLGTLGFYILEYNNTLAEHNWFGKIVTAFFGAATPRTAGFNTVDMQALNVSTLMLIFMLMWIGASPASTGGGIKTSTIAIAALNFVSLGKGKDRIEVYKREVSSNSIRRAFAIISLSLMVISIAIFLMTIFEKDIAIIDIAFEAFSAYSTVGLSTGITSSLSSSSKIILIFTMFIGRVSMLTLLIAMLRKAKHLNYRVPTDEILIN, from the coding sequence TTGAAATTCTCCGGATTTAAATCATGGTTAAGGAACGAGAGGTTTTTAAGTTACCTCAACCGGCTCTCCTTTTTTGCCAGTTGCATCGCATTGCTCGTAGCTCTTTACGATCTGGGATTCAAACAGGAAGATTCCCAGGAAGCCCAGTTAAACAGTTTTTATTATGTAGTCTTATTGATAGGGATCGCTGCGATCCTGTGTCGGTATTTTGTTCTCAAGGTCAAGGTTCCTGCAAAAATACGGATCCTCGATGCCATCCTTGGGACTCTTATTCTCCTGTTAAGTATCGTGAAGACTGATGTTCTTATGGAGAATTTTCCTGGTTTGCAATTCCTCAATAAGATGGCTTACATGTATTTCGCATCGCTCGTTTACTTTATACGCGAGCTTGCCACCATCAATTTCAGGTTTAATAAAGCATACTTAAATCCAGCTCAGCTATTTATAAGCAGTTTCCTGGGAATTATATTAGTCGGCACTGGTTTACTGATGCTACCTAAAGCCACACATGAGGGAATCGGACTTCTGGATGCACTTTTCACTTCTACCAGCGCAGTTTGCGTAACCGGTCTTATCGTTGTAGATACCGGTTCTTATTTCACCACTTTCGGGCAGTCCATCCTTCTACTTTTAATGCAGTTGGGCGGACTCGGGATCATGACCTTTGCCAGTTATTTTAGCTATTTTTTTCGGGGACAGACCAGTTTCGAGAATCAGCTTTTACTTAAAGATGCTACCAATTCAGAACGTATTGGTGAAGTTTTCGGCGTACTTAAAAAAATTCTTTCCATCACTTTTGTTACTGAACTGCTGGGAGCGATATTTATATATTTCAGTTTAAGCGAAAATGAATTGAGCCATATTAGTGATCGTATATTCTTCTCAGTATTTCATGCGATAAGCGGCTTTTGCAATGCAGGATTCTCTACCCTTGAAAGCAGTCTTTATGAACCAATTTTCAGATTTAATTATCCGCTACATCTGGTAATTGCAGTATTATTCATTCTTGGAGGTATCGGTTTTCCTATTGTTCTGAATATTTATAAATATCTGAAATATACTTTTTCAAATCTACTGCTCAAGCTCAATAATAAAAGGCCTTTACCTTACTCACCATGGGTGATCAATCTCAATACACGAATCGTCATTGTAACCACAATAATTCTCTTAAGTCTAGGAACTTTAGGTTTCTATATTCTGGAATACAACAACACTTTGGCAGAGCATAACTGGTTTGGAAAGATCGTCACTGCATTCTTTGGAGCTGCTACGCCGCGTACAGCCGGTTTTAATACCGTAGACATGCAGGCATTAAATGTAAGTACGCTTATGCTTATTTTTATGCTCATGTGGATTGGAGCCTCTCCTGCATCTACTGGTGGTGGGATTAAGACGAGTACCATTGCCATTGCCGCATTAAATTTTGTAAGTCTTGGAAAAGGCAAGGATCGTATCGAGGTATATAAAAGAGAAGTATCAAGTAATTCCATTCGCCGGGCATTTGCCATTATATCGCTCTCCCTGATGGTGATTAGCATCGCTATATTCCTGATGACGATCTTCGAAAAAGATATCGCGATCATAGATATTGCTTTTGAAGCATTTTCGGCTTATAGTACCGTGGGACTTTCCACAGGAATTACTTCCAGCCTTTCATCCTCGTCTAAAATCATCCTTATCTTTACGATGTTTATTGGAAGAGTTAGCATGCTCACCCTTTTAATTGCTATGCTTCGGAAGGCTAAACATCTTAATTACAGAGTCCCTACAGATGAAATTTTAATAAACTAA